A genomic region of Staphylococcus roterodami contains the following coding sequences:
- a CDS encoding antirestriction protein ArdA: MDDMQVYIANLGKYNEGELVGAWFTFPIDFEEVKEKIGLNDEYEEYAIHDYELPFTVDEYTSIGELNRLWEMVSELPEELQSELSALLTHFSSIEELSEHQEDIIIHSDCDDMYDVARYYIEETGALGEVPASLQNYIDYQAYGRDLDLSGTFISTNHGIFEIVY; encoded by the coding sequence ATGGACGATATGCAAGTCTATATTGCGAATTTAGGCAAATACAATGAGGGCGAATTGGTCGGTGCGTGGTTTACCTTTCCCATTGACTTTGAGGAAGTCAAAGAGAAAATCGGCTTGAATGATGAATATGAGGAATACGCCATTCATGACTACGAGTTACCCTTTACGGTTGACGAATACACTTCCATTGGCGAACTCAATCGACTATGGGAAATGGTATCGGAATTACCCGAAGAATTACAATCGGAGCTATCTGCTCTGCTCACTCATTTTTCAAGCATTGAAGAACTAAGCGAACATCAAGAGGATATTATCATTCATTCCGATTGTGATGATATGTATGACGTGGCACGCTACTACATTGAAGAAACGGGTGCTTTAGGCGAAGTACCAGCTAGTCTTCAAAACTATATTGATTATCAAGCCTATGGTCGGGATTTAGACCTTTCAGGAACGTTTATCTCAACCAATCATGGGATTTTTGAAATCGTCTATTAA
- a CDS encoding YdcP family protein — MELKFVIPNMEKTFGNLEFAGEDKVVQRRINGRLTVLSRSYNLYSDVQRADDIVVVLPAEAGEKHFGFEERVKLVNPRITAEGYKIGTRGFTNYLLHADDMIKE; from the coding sequence ATGGAACTTAAATTTGTGATTCCCAACATGGAAAAAACATTCGGCAATTTAGAATTTGCTGGCGAGGATAAAGTCGTTCAGCGAAGAATCAACGGACGGCTAACTGTCTTATCAAGAAGCTATAATCTCTATTCTGATGTTCAAAGAGCAGATGATATTGTGGTGGTGCTTCCTGCTGAAGCTGGCGAAAAACATTTCGGCTTTGAGGAACGTGTGAAGTTAGTCAATCCACGTATTACCGCAGAGGGCTACAAAATCGGCACTCGTGGTTTTACAAATTACCTTTTACATGCTGACGACATGATAAAAGAATAA
- a CDS encoding replication initiation factor domain-containing protein, producing MEGFLLNEQTWLQHLKEKRLAYGLSQNRLAVATGITRQYLSDIETGKVKPSEDLQQSLWEALERFNPDAPLEMLFDYVRIRFPTTDVQQVVENILQLKLSYFLHEDYGFYSYSEHYALGDIFVLCSHELDKGVLVELKGRGCRQFESYLLAQQRSWYEFFMDVLVAGGVMKRLDLAINDKTGILNIPVLTEKCQQEECISVFRSFKSYRSGELVRKEEKECMGNTLYIGSLQSEVYFCIYEKDYEQYKKNDIPIEDAEVKNRFEIRLKNERAYYAVRDLLVYDNPEHTAFKIINRYIRFVDKDDSKPRSDWKLNEEWAWFIGNNRERLKLTTKPEPYSFQRTLNWLSHQVAPTLKVAIKLDEINQTQVVKDILDHAKLTDRHKQILKQQSVKEQDVITTKK from the coding sequence TTGGAGGGATTTTTACTGAATGAACAAACTTGGTTACAGCATTTAAAAGAAAAACGCTTGGCTTATGGACTATCTCAAAACCGTTTAGCTGTTGCGACTGGTATTACAAGGCAGTATCTAAGCGATATTGAAACAGGAAAAGTCAAGCCATCAGAGGATTTACAGCAGTCCCTTTGGGAAGCTCTGGAACGCTTCAATCCCGACGCTCCCCTTGAAATGCTGTTTGATTATGTAAGAATTCGCTTTCCGACAACAGACGTACAGCAGGTGGTCGAAAACATCTTACAACTGAAACTGTCCTATTTTCTTCATGAGGACTATGGTTTCTATTCTTATTCAGAGCATTATGCTTTAGGCGACATATTCGTCCTTTGCTCCCATGAACTGGACAAAGGAGTTCTGGTGGAATTGAAAGGTCGTGGGTGCAGACAATTTGAAAGCTATCTTCTGGCACAACAAAGAAGCTGGTATGAGTTCTTTATGGACGTTTTGGTGGCTGGCGGTGTGATGAAACGCCTTGACCTTGCCATTAACGATAAGACAGGGATTTTAAATATCCCTGTACTCACTGAAAAGTGCCAACAGGAAGAATGTATCTCCGTCTTCCGCAGTTTTAAAAGCTATCGCAGTGGCGAACTGGTACGCAAAGAGGAAAAGGAATGTATGGGAAACACCCTCTATATCGGTTCATTACAAAGTGAAGTTTATTTCTGTATCTATGAAAAGGACTACGAGCAGTACAAGAAAAATGATATTCCCATTGAAGACGCAGAAGTAAAAAACCGTTTTGAGATTCGATTGAAAAATGAGCGTGCCTATTATGCAGTCCGTGATTTACTCGTCTATGACAATCCAGAGCATACCGCCTTTAAAATTATCAATCGGTATATCCGTTTTGTAGATAAAGACGATTCCAAACCTCGTTCTGATTGGAAACTGAATGAAGAATGGGCTTGGTTTATTGGGAACAATCGCGAACGATTAAAACTAACCACAAAACCAGAGCCTTACTCCTTCCAAAGGACGCTGAACTGGCTATCTCATCAAGTTGCCCCGACCTTAAAGGTTGCGATTAAACTTGATGAAATCAACCAGACGCAGGTTGTAAAAGACATTCTCGACCATGCGAAACTGACAGACCGACACAAGCAGATTTTGAAGCAACAGTCAGTAAAAGAACAGGACGTGATAACAACAAAAAAATAA
- a CDS encoding conjugal transfer protein, with product MKKIRSYTSIWSVEKVLYSINDFRLPFPITFTQMTWFVVSLFAVMILGNLPPLSMIEGAFLKYFGIPVAFTWFMSTKTFDGKKPYGFLKSVIAYALRPKLTYAGKKVTLGRNQPQEAITAVRSEFYGISN from the coding sequence ATGAAGAAAATACGAAGCTATACCAGTATCTGGTCTGTGGAAAAGGTACTGTATTCTATCAATGATTTTAGACTTCCGTTTCCCATAACCTTTACGCAAATGACATGGTTTGTCGTGTCACTCTTTGCAGTGATGATACTTGGCAACTTGCCCCCTCTTTCCATGATAGAGGGAGCATTTCTCAAATACTTTGGGATTCCTGTGGCTTTCACATGGTTTATGTCTACAAAAACTTTTGATGGTAAAAAGCCTTATGGATTTTTGAAGTCTGTCATTGCTTATGCACTGCGACCAAAGCTGACCTATGCAGGAAAAAAAGTAACGCTTGGCAGAAACCAGCCACAAGAAGCCATTACAGCAGTTAGGAGTGAATTTTATGGCATATCCAATTAA
- a CDS encoding conjugal transfer protein — MLAGVAIATPALNPPYLTGGYKSTGNSQKNIRKSFGYKGFTKFQRMSNGL, encoded by the coding sequence TTGCTGGCTGGTGTGGCAATAGCCACGCCAGCACTTAACCCCCCGTATCTAACAGGGGGGTACAAATCGACAGGAAACAGTCAAAAAAACATTAGAAAATCCTTTGGTTACAAGGGATTTACAAAATTTCAGCGTATGTCAAATGGGCTTTAA
- a CDS encoding ATP-binding protein: MAYPIKYIENNLVWNKDGECYAYYELVPYNYSFLSPEQKIQVHDSFRQLIAQNRDGKIHALQISTESSIRSAQERSKNEVTGKLKAVAYDKIDQQTDALISMIGENQVNYRFFIGFKLLLNDQEFSMKSLTVEAKNALSDFVYDVNHKLMGDFVSMSNDEILRFQKMEKLLENKISRRFKIRRLDKDDFGYLIEHLYGQTGTAYEEYEYHLSKKKLDNETLIKYYDLIKPTRCLVEEKQRYLKIQQEDETVYVAYFTINSIVGELDFPSSEIFYYQQQQFTFPIDTSMNVEIVANRKALSTVRNKKKELKDLDNHAWQSDNETSSNVAEALESVNELETNLDQSKESMYKLSYVVRVSANDLDELKRRCNEVKDFYDDLSVKLVRPFGDMLGLHEEFLPASKRYMNDYIQYVTSDFLAGLGFGATQMLGENEGIYVGYSLDTGRNVYLKPALASQGVKGSVTNALASAFVGSLGGGKSFANNLIVYYAVLYGAQAVIVDPKAERGRWKETLPEISHEINIVTLTSDEKNKGLLDPYVIMKNPKDSESLAIDILTFLTGISSRDGERFPILRKAIRAVTNSEVRGLMKVIEELRVENTPLSTSIADHIESFTDYDFAHLLFSNGYVEQSISLEKQLNIIQVADLVLPDKETSFEEYTTMELLSVAMLIVISTFALDFIHTDRSIFKIVDLDEAWSFLQVAQGKTLSMKLVRAGRAMNAGVYFVTQNTDDLLDEKLKNNLGLKFAFRSTDLNEIKKTLAFFGVDPEDENNQKRLRDLENGQCLISDLYGRVGVIQFHPVFEELLHAFDTRPPVRKEV, encoded by the coding sequence ATGGCATATCCAATTAAATACATTGAAAACAATCTCGTCTGGAATAAAGACGGGGAATGTTATGCTTACTATGAGCTTGTTCCTTACAATTACTCATTTCTAAGTCCAGAACAGAAAATACAAGTGCATGATTCTTTCAGACAGCTTATCGCACAAAATCGTGATGGCAAAATTCATGCTTTACAAATCAGTACAGAATCCAGCATACGTTCTGCACAAGAGCGTTCCAAAAATGAAGTCACTGGCAAGCTCAAAGCGGTTGCCTATGACAAAATCGACCAACAGACAGACGCTTTAATATCCATGATTGGCGAAAATCAAGTGAACTACCGTTTCTTTATCGGCTTTAAGTTGCTTCTCAACGATCAGGAGTTTTCTATGAAAAGTCTTACCGTTGAAGCAAAAAATGCTTTGTCTGATTTTGTCTATGATGTGAACCATAAGCTGATGGGCGATTTTGTTAGTATGAGTAATGATGAAATCCTGCGTTTTCAGAAGATGGAAAAGCTCTTAGAAAATAAAATCTCTCGTCGTTTCAAAATCCGCAGGTTAGATAAGGACGACTTCGGCTATCTGATTGAACACCTTTACGGACAGACAGGCACTGCCTATGAAGAGTATGAGTACCATCTATCAAAGAAAAAGCTGGATAATGAAACGCTGATTAAATACTATGACTTGATTAAGCCTACTCGCTGTTTGGTGGAAGAAAAACAGCGATATTTGAAAATCCAGCAGGAAGATGAAACCGTCTATGTAGCTTACTTTACCATTAACAGCATTGTCGGAGAACTGGACTTCCCGTCCTCTGAAATCTTCTACTACCAGCAACAGCAATTTACATTCCCGATTGATACGTCAATGAATGTGGAAATTGTAGCGAATCGTAAAGCCCTATCTACTGTCCGCAATAAAAAGAAAGAACTGAAAGACTTGGATAACCACGCTTGGCAAAGTGATAATGAAACCAGCTCCAATGTGGCGGAAGCTCTGGAAAGTGTGAATGAGCTGGAAACCAATTTAGACCAAAGCAAGGAATCTATGTACAAGCTGTCTTATGTGGTAAGGGTATCAGCAAATGATCTTGACGAACTCAAACGTCGTTGTAATGAAGTGAAAGATTTTTATGACGATTTAAGCGTAAAACTGGTACGACCATTTGGGGATATGCTCGGCTTACATGAAGAATTTTTACCTGCCAGCAAGCGTTATATGAATGATTATATTCAATACGTGACCTCTGATTTCCTCGCTGGTTTAGGTTTTGGTGCTACTCAAATGCTGGGGGAAAATGAGGGGATTTATGTTGGCTACAGCTTAGATACTGGACGCAATGTCTATCTGAAACCTGCTCTTGCCAGTCAAGGGGTTAAGGGTTCAGTAACCAATGCGTTAGCGTCGGCTTTTGTTGGTTCGCTGGGTGGTGGTAAATCCTTTGCGAATAACCTTATCGTCTATTATGCGGTGCTTTATGGGGCACAAGCAGTGATTGTAGACCCAAAAGCAGAACGTGGCAGATGGAAAGAAACCTTGCCAGAGATTTCCCATGAAATCAATATCGTCACTCTGACTTCTGATGAGAAAAACAAAGGCTTACTTGACCCTTATGTGATTATGAAAAATCCCAAAGATTCTGAATCACTGGCTATTGATATTCTGACATTCCTTACGGGGATTTCCTCTCGTGATGGGGAACGCTTCCCAATCCTTAGAAAAGCCATTCGTGCAGTAACCAATAGTGAAGTACGAGGGTTGATGAAAGTGATTGAGGAATTACGGGTTGAGAATACGCCACTAAGTACCAGTATAGCCGACCATATCGAAAGTTTTACAGACTATGACTTTGCACATTTATTATTCAGTAATGGTTATGTGGAGCAGTCTATCAGCTTAGAAAAACAACTGAACATTATACAGGTTGCGGACTTGGTACTTCCCGACAAGGAAACTTCCTTTGAGGAATATACCACTATGGAGCTTTTATCCGTTGCTATGCTGATTGTCATTAGTACCTTTGCTTTAGACTTTATCCATACAGACCGAAGCATTTTCAAGATTGTAGATTTAGACGAAGCATGGAGCTTTTTACAGGTAGCACAAGGAAAAACACTATCTATGAAGCTGGTTCGGGCTGGTCGTGCTATGAACGCTGGGGTATATTTCGTGACCCAAAATACAGACGACCTCTTAGATGAAAAACTGAAAAATAACCTCGGCTTAAAATTTGCATTTCGTTCCACTGACCTTAACGAGATTAAAAAGACCTTAGCCTTTTTTGGTGTAGACCCAGAGGACGAAAACAATCAGAAGCGATTGCGTGATTTGGAAAACGGGCAATGCCTTATCAGTGATTTATATGGTCGTGTCGGTGTGATACAGTTCCACCCTGTATTTGAAGAACTGCTCCATGCCTTTGATACCAGACCACCTGTGCGAAAAGAGGTGTAA
- a CDS encoding DUF87 domain-containing protein has protein sequence MKQRGKRIRPSGKDLVFHFTIASLLPVFLLVVGLFHVKTIQQINWQDFNLSQADKIDIPYLIISFSVAILICLLVAFVFKRVRYDTVKQLYHRQKLAKMILENKWYESEQVKTEGFFKDSAGRTKEKITYFPKMYYRLKNGLIQIRVEITLGKYQDQLLHLEKKLESGLYCELTDKELKDSYVEYTLLYDTIASRISIDEVEAKDGKLRLMKNVWWEYDKLPHMLIAGGTGGGKTYFILTLIEALLHTDSKLYILDPKNADLADLGSVMANVYYRKEDLLSCIETFYEEMMKRSEEMKQMKNYKTGKNYAYLGLPAHFLIFDEYVAFMEMLGTKENTAVMNKLKQIVMLGRQAGFFLILACQRPDAKYLGDGIRDQFNFRVALGRMSEMGYGMMFGSDVQKDFFLKRIKGRGYVDVGTSVISEFYTPLVPKGYDFLEEIKKLSNSRQSTQATCEAEVAGVD, from the coding sequence ATGAAACAGCGTGGTAAAAGGATTCGCCCATCTGGTAAAGATTTAGTCTTTCATTTTACGATAGCGTCACTCCTGCCTGTTTTCCTGCTGGTTGTCGGACTGTTTCATGTGAAGACAATCCAGCAGATCAACTGGCAGGATTTTAACCTATCACAAGCAGATAAGATTGACATTCCCTATTTAATTATCAGTTTCAGTGTCGCAATTCTTATCTGCTTGCTGGTAGCGTTTGTATTCAAACGGGTTCGCTATGATACGGTTAAACAACTTTACCACCGTCAAAAACTGGCAAAGATGATACTTGAAAACAAGTGGTATGAATCTGAACAGGTCAAAACAGAGGGTTTCTTTAAAGATAGTGCTGGTCGTACAAAGGAAAAGATAACCTACTTCCCTAAAATGTATTATCGACTTAAAAATGGCTTGATACAGATACGGGTGGAAATCACGCTGGGAAAATATCAAGACCAACTCTTACACTTGGAAAAGAAATTAGAGAGTGGCTTGTACTGTGAGCTGACGGATAAAGAGTTAAAGGATTCCTATGTGGAATATACTTTGCTCTATGACACCATAGCCAGTCGTATTTCTATTGATGAAGTAGAAGCTAAAGATGGTAAACTTCGCTTAATGAAAAACGTATGGTGGGAATATGATAAGCTCCCTCATATGTTGATTGCTGGTGGTACAGGTGGCGGTAAAACTTACTTTATACTGACACTGATTGAAGCCTTGCTTCATACAGATTCAAAACTGTATATTCTTGACCCGAAAAATGCTGATCTTGCGGACTTAGGTTCTGTGATGGCAAATGTCTACTATAGAAAAGAAGACTTGCTTTCTTGCATTGAAACATTCTATGAAGAAATGATGAAACGTAGTGAGGAAATGAAGCAGATGAAGAACTATAAGACTGGCAAAAATTATGCTTACTTAGGTCTCCCGGCACACTTCTTAATCTTTGATGAATACGTCGCTTTCATGGAAATGCTGGGAACAAAAGAAAACACCGCAGTTATGAATAAGCTGAAACAGATTGTCATGTTAGGTCGTCAAGCTGGCTTCTTTCTAATACTGGCTTGTCAACGTCCAGACGCAAAATATTTAGGCGACGGAATCCGTGATCAGTTTAATTTCAGAGTGGCTTTAGGTCGTATGTCTGAAATGGGCTATGGCATGATGTTTGGCAGTGACGTACAAAAGGATTTCTTCTTAAAGCGAATCAAAGGTCGTGGCTATGTTGATGTAGGAACAAGTGTCATATCAGAGTTTTATACTCCCCTTGTACCAAAAGGATATGATTTCTTGGAGGAAATTAAAAAGTTATCCAACAGCAGACAGTCCACGCAGGCGACGTGCGAAGCGGAAGTCGCAGGTGTGGACTGA
- a CDS encoding bifunctional lysozyme/C40 family peptidase — MKLKTLVIGGSGLFLMVFSLLLFVAILFSDEQDSGISNIHYGGVNVSAEVLAHKPMVEKYAKEYGVEEYVNILLAIIQVESGGTAEDVMQSSESLGLPPNSLSTEESIKQGVKYFSELLASSERLSVDLESVIQSYNYGGGFLGYVANRGNKYTFELAQSFSKEYSGGEKVSYPNPIAIPINGGWRYNYGNMFYVQLVTQYLVTTEFDDDTVQAIMDEALKYEGWRYVYGGASPTTSFDCSGLTQWTYGKAGINLPRTAQQQYDVTQHIPLSEAQAGDLVFFHSTYNAGSYITHVGIYLGNNRMFHAGDPIGYADLTSPYWQQHLVGAGRIKQ, encoded by the coding sequence ATGAAGTTGAAAACTTTAGTGATTGGTGGTTCTGGATTATTCTTGATGGTCTTCTCACTGCTTCTGTTTGTTGCCATTTTATTTTCAGATGAACAGGACAGCGGAATTTCCAATATTCATTATGGAGGTGTGAATGTTTCCGCAGAAGTGCTGGCTCATAAGCCTATGGTAGAAAAATATGCCAAAGAATATGGCGTTGAAGAATATGTCAACATACTTCTTGCGATTATACAGGTGGAATCGGGCGGTACTGCGGAAGATGTTATGCAGTCCTCGGAATCCCTCGGTCTTCCACCTAATTCATTGAGTACAGAAGAATCCATTAAGCAAGGTGTGAAGTATTTCAGTGAATTATTAGCCAGTAGCGAAAGGCTCAGTGTAGATTTAGAATCGGTTATCCAGTCCTACAATTATGGTGGTGGTTTCTTAGGGTATGTGGCTAATCGTGGAAATAAATATACCTTTGAACTGGCTCAAAGTTTCTCAAAAGAGTATTCAGGTGGCGAAAAAGTGTCTTACCCCAATCCCATAGCCATACCTATCAATGGGGGCTGGCGATACAACTATGGCAATATGTTTTATGTGCAACTGGTAACGCAGTATCTTGTCACAACAGAGTTTGATGATGATACGGTACAAGCCATCATGGACGAAGCACTGAAATATGAGGGCTGGCGATACGTTTACGGTGGAGCTTCCCCGACTACTTCTTTTGATTGTAGCGGACTGACACAATGGACGTATGGAAAAGCTGGAATTAACTTACCACGAACCGCACAACAGCAATATGATGTGACCCAGCATATCCCACTATCGGAAGCACAAGCTGGCGATTTGGTTTTCTTTCATTCTACCTATAACGCTGGCTCTTATATTACTCATGTTGGGATATACCTTGGCAATAACCGTATGTTTCATGCAGGCGACCCAATCGGTTATGCCGACTTAACAAGCCCCTACTGGCAACAGCATTTAGTGGGAGCAGGACGAATCAAACAATGA
- a CDS encoding YdcP family protein produces the protein MMRLANGIVLDKDTTFGELKFSALRREVRIQNEDGSVSDEIKERTYDLKSKGQGRMIQVSIPASVPLKEFDYNARVELINPIADTVATATYQGADVDWYIKADDIVLTKDSSSFKAQPQAKKEPTQDK, from the coding sequence ATGATGAGATTAGCAAATGGCATTGTATTAGATAAAGACACGACTTTTGGAGAATTGAAATTCTCTGCTCTACGTCGTGAAGTGAGAATCCAAAATGAAGACGGGTCGGTTTCAGATGAAATCAAGGAACGTACCTATGACTTAAAATCCAAAGGACAAGGACGCATGATTCAAGTAAGTATTCCTGCCAGCGTGCCTTTGAAAGAGTTTGATTATAACGCACGGGTGGAACTTATCAATCCCATTGCGGACACCGTTGCTACTGCCACCTATCAAGGAGCAGATGTTGACTGGTATATCAAGGCAGACGATATTGTGCTGACAAAGGATTCTAGTTCATTCAAAGCTCAACCACAAGCAAAGAAAGAACCGACACAAGACAAATAG
- a CDS encoding YtxH domain-containing protein translates to MKPSIVNRIKSNWTLKRLGKVAMTVAFTLVIAIFLLAMLGTVVQAAGLVDDTVNVANEYSRYPLENYQLDFYVDNSWGWLPWNWSDGIGKQVMYGLYAITNFIWTISLYVSNATGYLVQEAYSLDFISATADSIGKNMQTLAGVSANGFSTEGFYVGFLLLLILVLGVYVAYTGLIKRETTKAIHAIMNFVLVFILSASFIAYAPDYIKKINDFSSDISNASLSLGTKIVMPHSDSQGKDSVDLIRDSLFSIQVQQPWLLLQYNSSDIESIGIDRVESLLSTSPDSNNGEDREKIVAEEIEDRSNTNLTITKTINRLGTVFFLFVFNIGISIFVFLLTGIMIFSQVLFIIYAMFLPVSFILSMIPSFDGMSKRAITKLFNTILTRAGITLIITTAFSISTMLYTLSAGYPFFLIAFLQIVTFAGIYFKLGDLMSMFSLQSNDSQSVGSRVMRKPRMLMHAHMHRLQRKLGRSMTTLGAGSAIVTGKKGQSGSGSSARTQADHSRPDGKEKSTLGKRIGQTIGTVADTKDRMVDTASGLKEQVKDLPTNARYAVYQGKSKVKENVRDLTSSISQTKADRASGRKEQQEQRRKTIAKRRSEMEQVKQKKQPASSVHERPTTRQEQYHDEQTSKQSNIQTSYKESQQAKQERPAVKSDFSSPKVERQGNTVQEKTVQKPATSTTTADRTSQRPITKERPSTVQRVPLQNTRSRPPIKTATIKKVGKKP, encoded by the coding sequence GTGAAACCATCAATAGTAAACAGAATAAAATCAAACTGGACGCTGAAACGTCTAGGTAAAGTGGCAATGACAGTGGCTTTCACACTTGTGATTGCCATTTTTCTTTTAGCCATGCTGGGAACGGTGGTTCAAGCTGCGGGCTTGGTAGATGATACGGTCAATGTGGCAAATGAATACAGCCGATACCCACTTGAAAACTATCAACTGGATTTTTATGTGGATAATAGCTGGGGCTGGCTTCCGTGGAACTGGTCGGACGGGATTGGAAAACAGGTCATGTATGGACTATATGCCATTACCAATTTTATTTGGACAATCAGTTTGTATGTTTCCAATGCGACAGGTTACTTAGTACAGGAAGCCTATTCCTTAGACTTCATTTCCGCTACAGCAGATTCCATTGGTAAGAATATGCAGACCTTAGCTGGTGTGAGTGCAAACGGATTTTCAACAGAGGGTTTCTATGTTGGATTCCTCTTACTCTTGATTTTGGTTCTTGGGGTTTATGTTGCCTATACGGGACTGATAAAGAGAGAAACCACAAAGGCAATTCATGCCATTATGAATTTTGTGCTGGTGTTTATCCTATCGGCTTCCTTTATTGCCTACGCTCCCGACTACATTAAAAAAATCAATGACTTTTCATCAGACATCAGTAATGCCAGTTTATCACTTGGCACGAAGATTGTCATGCCCCATTCCGATAGTCAAGGCAAGGACAGCGTGGACTTAATCAGAGATAGCCTGTTTTCCATACAGGTTCAGCAACCGTGGCTACTGCTTCAATACAACAGTTCAGACATTGAAAGTATCGGTATTGACCGTGTGGAAAGCCTGCTCTCCACCAGCCCAGATTCCAACAATGGCGAAGACAGAGAAAAAATTGTTGCGGAAGAAATTGAAGACAGAAGCAATACCAATCTAACCATTACAAAGACCATTAACCGTTTAGGTACAGTCTTCTTCCTATTTGTCTTCAATATTGGGATTTCCATATTTGTATTCCTATTAACAGGAATCATGATTTTCTCGCAGGTACTTTTTATCATCTATGCTATGTTTCTGCCTGTGAGCTTTATTTTAAGCATGATTCCATCATTTGATGGTATGTCAAAACGAGCCATAACAAAGCTCTTTAATACCATTTTGACACGAGCTGGAATCACATTGATTATTACGACAGCATTTAGTATTTCAACCATGCTCTATACCTTATCGGCTGGTTATCCGTTCTTTTTGATTGCTTTTCTACAGATTGTGACCTTTGCAGGAATCTACTTCAAGCTGGGCGATTTAATGAGTATGTTTTCTCTACAGAGTAACGATTCTCAAAGTGTGGGAAGTCGTGTGATGAGAAAACCTCGTATGCTTATGCACGCTCACATGCACCGTCTACAGCGGAAACTTGGACGTTCCATGACTACTCTAGGGGCTGGGTCTGCCATTGTTACAGGTAAAAAAGGACAGTCGGGTTCGGGGAGTTCTGCAAGGACACAAGCAGATCACTCCCGACCAGACGGAAAGGAAAAATCAACACTTGGAAAACGTATCGGTCAAACCATCGGTACAGTAGCTGATACCAAAGACAGAATGGTAGACACTGCTAGTGGTTTGAAAGAACAGGTTAAAGATTTGCCGACCAATGCAAGATATGCAGTATATCAAGGAAAATCCAAAGTAAAAGAGAATGTCCGTGATTTAACCAGTAGTATTTCTCAAACCAAAGCGGACAGAGCCAGTGGACGCAAGGAACAGCAGGAACAAAGGCGAAAAACCATTGCGAAGCGTCGCTCTGAAATGGAACAGGTCAAACAGAAAAAACAGCCTGCTTCTTCTGTTCATGAAAGACCGACTACAAGACAAGAACAATATCATGATGAACAGACCTCAAAACAGTCTAATATTCAGACTTCATATAAGGAATCTCAACAAGCCAAACAAGAGCGTCCAGCAGTTAAGTCCGATTTTTCAAGTCCAAAAGTGGAACGCCAAGGCAATACCGTTCAAGAAAAAACCGTTCAAAAGCCAGCAACTTCAACCACTACAGCAGATAGAACTTCACAACGTCCAATCACAAAAGAACGTCCGTCTACTGTTCAAAGAGTACCACTACAAAATACAAGAAGTAGACCACCAATCAAAACCGCCACCATTAAGAAAGTCGGTAAGAAACCATGA